In Dolichospermum flos-aquae CCAP 1403/13F, the following proteins share a genomic window:
- the aroH gene encoding chorismate mutase — protein MEWQMRAIRGATTVAENSVEAIRDSVTELLDELEQRNQLQPDDMISVTFSVTKDLDAIFPAAIARSRPLWDSVAMLDVQQMHVVGSLPRCIRFLIHANLPTSTPIHHVYLRQAAKLRPDWSLPQTLQTSQHVMETKV, from the coding sequence GTGGAATGGCAAATGCGAGCAATTCGGGGTGCAACAACCGTTGCAGAAAACAGCGTCGAAGCAATTCGAGATTCAGTGACAGAATTATTAGATGAATTGGAGCAAAGAAATCAACTCCAACCAGACGATATGATTAGTGTGACTTTTTCAGTGACAAAAGATTTAGATGCTATTTTCCCAGCAGCGATCGCTCGCAGTCGTCCTTTGTGGGATAGTGTAGCTATGTTAGATGTCCAACAAATGCACGTTGTAGGCAGTTTACCGCGCTGCATTCGCTTTCTAATTCACGCCAATTTACCAACTTCTACGCCAATTCACCACGTTTATTTACGTCAAGCGGCTAAATTGCGTCCTGATTGGAGTTTACCCCAAACGTTACAAACTTCACAGCACGTCATGGAGACGAAAGTTTAA
- a CDS encoding type II toxin-antitoxin system HicB family antitoxin: MNKLKYQMIIQWSEEDNCFLVGFPDFPGQRWRTHGDTYELAVTNGIEALDSLIIAYEAAGDELPQATVCQAA, from the coding sequence ATGAATAAACTCAAGTACCAAATGATTATCCAGTGGTCTGAGGAAGATAATTGCTTCTTAGTAGGATTCCCTGACTTTCCAGGACAACGCTGGCGCACTCATGGAGATACCTACGAGTTAGCAGTAACGAATGGAATAGAAGCCTTAGACTCTCTGATTATTGCTTACGAAGCTGCGGGTGATGAACTTCCACAAGCAACAGTTTGTCAAGCAGCATAA
- a CDS encoding AbiU2 domain-containing protein, with protein sequence MIHENILIGMTLEQAKEYVETNGYKLFLHQPVTVEKGVNKEMYVIVKDNKVTQVGCGINKLRFGIIKTQELQEPNRPVTKKQFEAKIIELGDSLYQSHLHLKIHEWMTNELNKHLNEYPLYFRQSCDAHYETGVLRLTRAYDHDKKTLGLLKILNIIGSDYKDWGCTETIDHKILEEDKKYVNKESNPLVKKLIHLRDKAIAHSEHKQFPSPMDDHIGEVYQNYAQKHGLEWILKEGRLTIQEIEKKPNTEIKIISHETTMEVFQLMDDNENKILGGDIPIFSEFYELTTKGIEICNRYMKKLSIDTIELDE encoded by the coding sequence ATGATACACGAAAATATTCTGATTGGAATGACACTTGAACAAGCTAAAGAATATGTAGAGACAAATGGTTACAAATTATTTTTACATCAACCAGTAACAGTAGAAAAAGGGGTTAATAAAGAAATGTATGTAATTGTCAAGGATAACAAAGTAACGCAGGTTGGTTGTGGGATAAATAAATTAAGATTTGGCATAATCAAAACGCAAGAACTACAAGAACCAAATAGACCTGTTACTAAAAAACAGTTTGAAGCAAAAATAATTGAACTTGGAGATAGTTTATATCAATCACACCTTCATTTAAAAATTCATGAATGGATGACTAACGAACTTAACAAACACCTGAATGAGTATCCACTTTACTTTCGTCAATCGTGTGATGCTCATTATGAAACTGGAGTATTAAGACTAACAAGAGCCTATGATCACGATAAAAAAACTCTGGGACTTTTAAAAATTCTCAATATTATTGGATCTGATTATAAAGATTGGGGTTGTACAGAAACTATAGATCATAAAATTCTAGAGGAAGACAAAAAATATGTAAATAAAGAAAGTAATCCTTTAGTTAAAAAATTAATACATTTAAGAGATAAAGCTATTGCTCACAGTGAACATAAACAATTCCCTTCACCAATGGACGATCATATAGGAGAAGTATATCAAAATTATGCTCAAAAGCATGGACTAGAGTGGATTTTAAAGGAAGGCCGTCTGACTATACAAGAGATTGAAAAAAAGCCTAATACTGAAATAAAAATAATTTCACATGAAACGACGATGGAAGTTTTTCAACTTATGGATGACAATGAGAATAAAATTTTAGGGGGGGATATTCCTATATTCAGTGAGTTTTATGAACTAACAACTAAAGGTATCGAAATTTGTAATAGATATATGAAAAAATTATCTATAGATACAATAGAGTTAGATGAATAA
- the sppA gene encoding signal peptide peptidase SppA — protein MIWPFKPNFRKQIARIEVSGAIAGTTRKHVLEALKTVEESKFPALLLRIDSPGGTVGDSQEIYSALKRLAKKTKIVASFGNISASGGVYIGMGAEHIMANPGTITGSIGVILRGNNLEVLLEKIGVSFKVIKSGPYKDILAFDRQLTEPEETILQDLIDCSYQQFVETVAEARSLTVEKVKSFADGRIFTGQQALALGVVDRLGTEEDARRWTAELVGLDPDKTLCYTLEERKPFLSRVLPGSRQAKSVIGAGINWLEFEVSTSGLPMWLYRP, from the coding sequence ATGATTTGGCCATTTAAGCCCAACTTTCGGAAACAAATTGCGCGGATTGAAGTTAGCGGTGCTATCGCTGGTACAACCCGTAAGCACGTCCTAGAAGCCTTGAAAACCGTAGAAGAAAGTAAATTTCCCGCTTTATTACTACGCATTGATAGTCCTGGGGGTACAGTGGGAGACTCCCAAGAAATCTACAGCGCCCTGAAGAGATTAGCTAAAAAAACCAAAATTGTCGCCAGTTTTGGCAATATTTCTGCCTCTGGTGGCGTTTATATTGGTATGGGGGCAGAACATATCATGGCGAATCCAGGCACGATTACAGGCAGTATTGGGGTGATTTTGCGAGGAAACAACCTAGAAGTGCTGCTGGAAAAAATTGGCGTTTCTTTTAAGGTCATTAAGTCAGGACCCTACAAAGATATATTAGCTTTTGATCGGCAACTAACAGAACCAGAAGAAACTATTCTGCAAGACTTGATTGATTGTAGCTATCAACAATTTGTGGAAACGGTAGCGGAAGCTCGTTCACTGACTGTAGAAAAGGTAAAAAGCTTTGCTGACGGCAGGATTTTTACCGGACAGCAAGCCTTAGCATTGGGCGTTGTCGACCGCTTAGGAACAGAAGAAGATGCACGACGGTGGACAGCAGAATTAGTAGGACTTGATCCTGATAAAACTCTTTGCTATACGCTAGAAGAACGGAAACCATTTTTGAGTCGTGTTTTACCGGGAAGTCGTCAAGCTAAATCGGTTATTGGTGCGGGAATCAATTGGCTAGAATTTGAAGTTTCTACAAGTGGTTTACCTATGTGGTTATATCGTCCATAG
- the crtR gene encoding beta-carotene hydroxylase, with the protein MLTSEAQKPLTIPPKELLSPPGDFNPTLLMFLVVVMMLVLSNFGYWLWEWPHWLCFSVNTLALHCSGTVIHDACHQSAHRNRIVNAILGHCSALILVFAFPVFTRVHLQHHGNVNHPKDDPDHYVSTGGPLWLIAVRFLYHEVFFFQRRLWRNYELLEWFISRLIVITIVYISVQYHFLGYILNFWFIPAFVIGITLGFFFDYLPHRPFVERSRWKNARVYPGKVLNILILGQNYHLIHHLWPSIPWYNYQPAYYLMKPLLDEKGSPQTSGLLQKKDFFEFIYDVFIGIHFHH; encoded by the coding sequence ATGCTCACGTCGGAGGCACAGAAGCCACTGACAATTCCCCCCAAAGAACTTTTATCACCTCCTGGTGATTTTAACCCGACGCTATTGATGTTTTTAGTCGTAGTGATGATGTTGGTTTTGTCTAACTTTGGGTATTGGCTTTGGGAATGGCCGCATTGGTTGTGTTTTAGTGTCAATACTCTAGCACTACATTGTTCAGGAACGGTGATTCATGATGCTTGTCACCAGTCAGCCCATCGCAATAGAATTGTTAACGCTATTTTAGGGCATTGTAGTGCCTTAATCCTAGTTTTTGCTTTTCCAGTATTTACACGAGTACATTTACAGCATCATGGTAATGTCAATCACCCCAAAGATGACCCAGATCATTATGTTTCTACGGGTGGTCCCCTGTGGTTAATTGCGGTGAGATTTTTGTACCATGAGGTATTTTTCTTTCAAAGACGGTTATGGCGGAATTATGAACTACTAGAATGGTTTATTAGTCGCTTAATTGTCATTACTATTGTTTATATTTCTGTCCAATATCATTTTTTGGGCTATATTCTTAACTTTTGGTTTATTCCCGCTTTTGTGATTGGAATAACTTTGGGGTTCTTTTTTGATTATTTACCCCACCGTCCCTTTGTAGAACGCAGTCGCTGGAAAAATGCCCGTGTCTATCCTGGTAAGGTTCTCAATATCCTGATTTTGGGACAGAATTACCATTTAATTCATCATCTGTGGCCTTCGATTCCTTGGTATAATTACCAGCCAGCTTATTATTTGATGAAGCCGTTGTTGGATGAAAAGGGTAGTCCGCAAACTTCTGGGTTATTGCAGAAGAAGGACTTTTTTGAGTTTATCTATGATGTTTTCATAGGTATTCACTTTCATCACTGA